The following are from one region of the Microtus pennsylvanicus isolate mMicPen1 chromosome 15, mMicPen1.hap1, whole genome shotgun sequence genome:
- the Znf219 gene encoding zinc finger protein 219 isoform X2, whose translation MEGSRPRILVGHLEPSPPVFDGELDLQHYSNGPGVSAGSPGMGAVGWSETRAGERRFPCPVCGKRFRFNSILALHLRAHPGAQAFQCPHCGHRAAQRALLRSHLRTHQPERPRSPAARLLLELEERALLREAQLGRAGTSGGMQATPAAEGLARPQVPPSSAFRCPFCKGKFRTSAERERHLHILHRPWKCSLCSFGSSQEEELLHHSLTAHGAPERPLAATSTPEPQPPPQPEPRSALEPEPEPEPRPEPEREANPTPTPAPPEEPPAPPEFRCQVCGQSFTQSWFLKGHMRKHKASFDHACPVCGRCFKEPWFLKNHMKVHTSKLGPLRAPGPGSTPARAPQPPDLSLLAYEPLGPALLLAPAPTPAERREPPSLLGYLSVRAGEVRPNGEGADPGAGRSYGGFRPLPSALPNRARRHRTDEPEEEEEVVEAEEESWARGRSLGTLTSLHPHSEENGLLVGGTRSEAGRGATGKDCPFCGKSFRSAHHLKVHLRVHTGERPYKCPHCDYAGTQSGSLKYHLQRHHREQRSSAGPGPPPEPPPPSPRGSASLQPQSGAKPTQASATWVEGAASTRPLSSSTGPGSRRKPASPGRTLRNGRGGEAEPLDLSLRAGPGGEAGSGGALHRCLFCPFATGAPELMTLHLQVHHSRRARGRRQPRADTSPPYVRAPSGETPPSPPLEEEGSPGLSRSGEAGLGGQER comes from the exons ATGGAG GGCTCACGTCCCCGCATCTTGGTCGGCCACCTAGAGCCTTCCCCGCCAGTTTTCGACGGCGAACTGGATCTGCAGCACTACTCCAACGGACCAGGTGTGAGCGCCGGGTCTCCTGGGATGGGAGCAGTGGGCTGGTCTGAGACTCGTGCAGGTGAACGGCGATTCCCCTGTCCTGTGTGCGGAAAGCGCTTCCGGTTCAATTCCATCCTGGCTTTGCACCTGCGAGCACACCCGGGCGCCCAAGCCTTCCAGTGCCCACACTGTGGCCACCGAGCAGCTCAGCGGGCTCTGCTTCGCTCACATCTTCGAACGCACCAGCCCGAGCGCCCACGAAGCCCTGCTGCACGGCTGTTGCTGGAGTTGGAGGAACGCGCCCTGCTCCGTGAAGCCCAACTGGGGAGAGCCGGAACCTCAGGGGGCATGCAGGCCACCCCTGCTGCAGAGGGCCTGGCGCGCCCTCAGGTTCCTCCCTCGTCTGCCTTCCGTTGCCCTTTCTGCAAAGGCAAGTTTCGCACCTCCGCGGAGCGGGAACGCCACCTGCATATCCTGCATAGGCCCTGGAAGTGCAGCTTGTGCAGTTTTGGTTCCAGCCAGGAGGAGGAGTTGCTGCATCACAGTCTGACGGCCCATGGGGCTCCCGAGCGCCCCCTGGCGGCTACTTCTACACCCGAGCCCCAGCCTCCACCCCAGCCAGAACCCAGATCTGCCCTTGAGCCTGAGCCAGAGCCTGAACCTAGGCCAGAGCCTGAACGGGAGGCAAACCCTACCCCGACTCCTGCACCTCCGGAGGAACCCCCGGCGCCACCTGAGTTCCGTTGCCAGGTGTGCGGCCAGAGCTTCACACAGTCCTGGTTTCTCAAGGGTCACATGCGCAAGCACAAGGCCTCCTTTGATCATGCATGCCCTGTGTGTGGCCGCTGCTTCAAGGAGCCCTGGTTCCTTAAGAACCACATGAAGGTGCACACCAGCAAGCTGGGTCCTTTGCGTGCCCCGGGGCCTGGCTCTACTCCTGCCAGGgcccctcagcctcctgacctgAGCCTGTTGGCTTATGAGCCACTAGGCCCTGCGCTTCTCCTGGCCCCAGCGCCCACCCCAGCTGAGCGCCGAGAGCCCCCAAGCCTCTTAGGCTACCTGAGTGTGCGAGCTGGGGAAGTACGACCCAATGGTGAGGGTGCTGACCCTGGAGCTGGCCGAAGCTATGGGGGATTCCGCCCGCTGCCTTCAGCTCTTCCCAATCGTGCTCGGCGGCACCGTACAGACGAAccggaggaggaagaagaggtggtaGAGGCAGAAGAGGAGAGCTGGGCCCGGGGCAGGTCGCTGGGCACTCTGACTTCCCTGCACCCCCACTCAG AAGAAAATGGGCTGCTGGTTGGAGGGACCCGATCCGAAGCGGGCCGTGGGGCCACTGGCAAGGACTGCCCCTTCTGTGGAAAGTCTTTCCGCTCGGCACATCACCTGAAAGTGCATCTTCGCGTGCACACAG GTGAGCGTCCCTACAAGTGTCCACATTGCGACTATGCAGGTACCCAGTCGGGCTCGCTCAAGTATCACCTTCAGCGTCACCACCGAGAGCAGAGGAGCAGTGCAGGTCCTGGACCTCCTCCAGAACCCCCGCCCCCTTCCCCGAGGGGCTCAGCCTCACTGCAGCCGCAGTCGGGAGCCAAACCAACTCAGGCCTCTGCCACCTGGGTGGAGGGCGCTGCGAGTACCAGGCCTCTTTCGAGCAGCACCGGACCAGGGTCCCGAAGAAAGCCTGCCAGCCCTGGGAGGACCCTGCGTAACGGGAGAGGTGGTGAGGCCGAGCCCCTGGACCTGTCCCTGCGGGCAGGCCCAGGAGGTGAGGCCGGGTCAGGGGGTGCCCTTCACCGCTGCCTCTTCTGCCCCTTTGCCACTGGAGCTCCTGAGCTCATGACCTTGCATCTGCAAGTACACCACAGCCGTCGAGCCCGGGGCCGCCGGCAGCCCCGAGCTGACACATCTCCGCCCTATGTCCGAGCACCATCAGGAGAGACACCTCCCAGCCCTCCACTAGAAGAGGAGGGCAGCCCAGGGCTGTCTAGATCTGGAGAGGCAGGTCTTGGGGGGCAAGAACGGTAG
- the Znf219 gene encoding zinc finger protein 219 isoform X1 codes for MEGSRPRILVGHLEPSPPVFDGELDLQHYSNGPGVSAGSPGMGAVGWSETRAGERRFPCPVCGKRFRFNSILALHLRAHPGAQAFQCPHCGHRAAQRALLRSHLRTHQPERPRSPAARLLLELEERALLREAQLGRAGTSGGMQATPAAEGLARPQVPPSSAFRCPFCKGKFRTSAERERHLHILHRPWKCSLCSFGSSQEEELLHHSLTAHGAPERPLAATSTPEPQPPPQPEPRSALEPEPEPEPRPEPEREANPTPTPAPPEEPPAPPEFRCQVCGQSFTQSWFLKGHMRKHKASFDHACPVCGRCFKEPWFLKNHMKVHTSKLGPLRAPGPGSTPARAPQPPDLSLLAYEPLGPALLLAPAPTPAERREPPSLLGYLSVRAGEVRPNGEGADPGAGRSYGGFRPLPSALPNRARRHRTDEPEEEEEVVEAEEESWARGRSLGTLTSLHPHSGEGSGQSAPAVGAQARSTATQEENGLLVGGTRSEAGRGATGKDCPFCGKSFRSAHHLKVHLRVHTGERPYKCPHCDYAGTQSGSLKYHLQRHHREQRSSAGPGPPPEPPPPSPRGSASLQPQSGAKPTQASATWVEGAASTRPLSSSTGPGSRRKPASPGRTLRNGRGGEAEPLDLSLRAGPGGEAGSGGALHRCLFCPFATGAPELMTLHLQVHHSRRARGRRQPRADTSPPYVRAPSGETPPSPPLEEEGSPGLSRSGEAGLGGQER; via the exons ATGGAG GGCTCACGTCCCCGCATCTTGGTCGGCCACCTAGAGCCTTCCCCGCCAGTTTTCGACGGCGAACTGGATCTGCAGCACTACTCCAACGGACCAGGTGTGAGCGCCGGGTCTCCTGGGATGGGAGCAGTGGGCTGGTCTGAGACTCGTGCAGGTGAACGGCGATTCCCCTGTCCTGTGTGCGGAAAGCGCTTCCGGTTCAATTCCATCCTGGCTTTGCACCTGCGAGCACACCCGGGCGCCCAAGCCTTCCAGTGCCCACACTGTGGCCACCGAGCAGCTCAGCGGGCTCTGCTTCGCTCACATCTTCGAACGCACCAGCCCGAGCGCCCACGAAGCCCTGCTGCACGGCTGTTGCTGGAGTTGGAGGAACGCGCCCTGCTCCGTGAAGCCCAACTGGGGAGAGCCGGAACCTCAGGGGGCATGCAGGCCACCCCTGCTGCAGAGGGCCTGGCGCGCCCTCAGGTTCCTCCCTCGTCTGCCTTCCGTTGCCCTTTCTGCAAAGGCAAGTTTCGCACCTCCGCGGAGCGGGAACGCCACCTGCATATCCTGCATAGGCCCTGGAAGTGCAGCTTGTGCAGTTTTGGTTCCAGCCAGGAGGAGGAGTTGCTGCATCACAGTCTGACGGCCCATGGGGCTCCCGAGCGCCCCCTGGCGGCTACTTCTACACCCGAGCCCCAGCCTCCACCCCAGCCAGAACCCAGATCTGCCCTTGAGCCTGAGCCAGAGCCTGAACCTAGGCCAGAGCCTGAACGGGAGGCAAACCCTACCCCGACTCCTGCACCTCCGGAGGAACCCCCGGCGCCACCTGAGTTCCGTTGCCAGGTGTGCGGCCAGAGCTTCACACAGTCCTGGTTTCTCAAGGGTCACATGCGCAAGCACAAGGCCTCCTTTGATCATGCATGCCCTGTGTGTGGCCGCTGCTTCAAGGAGCCCTGGTTCCTTAAGAACCACATGAAGGTGCACACCAGCAAGCTGGGTCCTTTGCGTGCCCCGGGGCCTGGCTCTACTCCTGCCAGGgcccctcagcctcctgacctgAGCCTGTTGGCTTATGAGCCACTAGGCCCTGCGCTTCTCCTGGCCCCAGCGCCCACCCCAGCTGAGCGCCGAGAGCCCCCAAGCCTCTTAGGCTACCTGAGTGTGCGAGCTGGGGAAGTACGACCCAATGGTGAGGGTGCTGACCCTGGAGCTGGCCGAAGCTATGGGGGATTCCGCCCGCTGCCTTCAGCTCTTCCCAATCGTGCTCGGCGGCACCGTACAGACGAAccggaggaggaagaagaggtggtaGAGGCAGAAGAGGAGAGCTGGGCCCGGGGCAGGTCGCTGGGCACTCTGACTTCCCTGCACCCCCACTCAGGTGAAGGGTCAGGACAGTCTGCACCTGCCGTGGGGGCCCAGGCAAGATCTACGGCCACCCAAG AAGAAAATGGGCTGCTGGTTGGAGGGACCCGATCCGAAGCGGGCCGTGGGGCCACTGGCAAGGACTGCCCCTTCTGTGGAAAGTCTTTCCGCTCGGCACATCACCTGAAAGTGCATCTTCGCGTGCACACAG GTGAGCGTCCCTACAAGTGTCCACATTGCGACTATGCAGGTACCCAGTCGGGCTCGCTCAAGTATCACCTTCAGCGTCACCACCGAGAGCAGAGGAGCAGTGCAGGTCCTGGACCTCCTCCAGAACCCCCGCCCCCTTCCCCGAGGGGCTCAGCCTCACTGCAGCCGCAGTCGGGAGCCAAACCAACTCAGGCCTCTGCCACCTGGGTGGAGGGCGCTGCGAGTACCAGGCCTCTTTCGAGCAGCACCGGACCAGGGTCCCGAAGAAAGCCTGCCAGCCCTGGGAGGACCCTGCGTAACGGGAGAGGTGGTGAGGCCGAGCCCCTGGACCTGTCCCTGCGGGCAGGCCCAGGAGGTGAGGCCGGGTCAGGGGGTGCCCTTCACCGCTGCCTCTTCTGCCCCTTTGCCACTGGAGCTCCTGAGCTCATGACCTTGCATCTGCAAGTACACCACAGCCGTCGAGCCCGGGGCCGCCGGCAGCCCCGAGCTGACACATCTCCGCCCTATGTCCGAGCACCATCAGGAGAGACACCTCCCAGCCCTCCACTAGAAGAGGAGGGCAGCCCAGGGCTGTCTAGATCTGGAGAGGCAGGTCTTGGGGGGCAAGAACGGTAG
- the Znf219 gene encoding zinc finger protein 219 isoform X3 codes for MGAVGWSETRAGERRFPCPVCGKRFRFNSILALHLRAHPGAQAFQCPHCGHRAAQRALLRSHLRTHQPERPRSPAARLLLELEERALLREAQLGRAGTSGGMQATPAAEGLARPQVPPSSAFRCPFCKGKFRTSAERERHLHILHRPWKCSLCSFGSSQEEELLHHSLTAHGAPERPLAATSTPEPQPPPQPEPRSALEPEPEPEPRPEPEREANPTPTPAPPEEPPAPPEFRCQVCGQSFTQSWFLKGHMRKHKASFDHACPVCGRCFKEPWFLKNHMKVHTSKLGPLRAPGPGSTPARAPQPPDLSLLAYEPLGPALLLAPAPTPAERREPPSLLGYLSVRAGEVRPNGEGADPGAGRSYGGFRPLPSALPNRARRHRTDEPEEEEEVVEAEEESWARGRSLGTLTSLHPHSGEGSGQSAPAVGAQARSTATQEENGLLVGGTRSEAGRGATGKDCPFCGKSFRSAHHLKVHLRVHTGERPYKCPHCDYAGTQSGSLKYHLQRHHREQRSSAGPGPPPEPPPPSPRGSASLQPQSGAKPTQASATWVEGAASTRPLSSSTGPGSRRKPASPGRTLRNGRGGEAEPLDLSLRAGPGGEAGSGGALHRCLFCPFATGAPELMTLHLQVHHSRRARGRRQPRADTSPPYVRAPSGETPPSPPLEEEGSPGLSRSGEAGLGGQER; via the exons ATGGGAGCAGTGGGCTGGTCTGAGACTCGTGCAGGTGAACGGCGATTCCCCTGTCCTGTGTGCGGAAAGCGCTTCCGGTTCAATTCCATCCTGGCTTTGCACCTGCGAGCACACCCGGGCGCCCAAGCCTTCCAGTGCCCACACTGTGGCCACCGAGCAGCTCAGCGGGCTCTGCTTCGCTCACATCTTCGAACGCACCAGCCCGAGCGCCCACGAAGCCCTGCTGCACGGCTGTTGCTGGAGTTGGAGGAACGCGCCCTGCTCCGTGAAGCCCAACTGGGGAGAGCCGGAACCTCAGGGGGCATGCAGGCCACCCCTGCTGCAGAGGGCCTGGCGCGCCCTCAGGTTCCTCCCTCGTCTGCCTTCCGTTGCCCTTTCTGCAAAGGCAAGTTTCGCACCTCCGCGGAGCGGGAACGCCACCTGCATATCCTGCATAGGCCCTGGAAGTGCAGCTTGTGCAGTTTTGGTTCCAGCCAGGAGGAGGAGTTGCTGCATCACAGTCTGACGGCCCATGGGGCTCCCGAGCGCCCCCTGGCGGCTACTTCTACACCCGAGCCCCAGCCTCCACCCCAGCCAGAACCCAGATCTGCCCTTGAGCCTGAGCCAGAGCCTGAACCTAGGCCAGAGCCTGAACGGGAGGCAAACCCTACCCCGACTCCTGCACCTCCGGAGGAACCCCCGGCGCCACCTGAGTTCCGTTGCCAGGTGTGCGGCCAGAGCTTCACACAGTCCTGGTTTCTCAAGGGTCACATGCGCAAGCACAAGGCCTCCTTTGATCATGCATGCCCTGTGTGTGGCCGCTGCTTCAAGGAGCCCTGGTTCCTTAAGAACCACATGAAGGTGCACACCAGCAAGCTGGGTCCTTTGCGTGCCCCGGGGCCTGGCTCTACTCCTGCCAGGgcccctcagcctcctgacctgAGCCTGTTGGCTTATGAGCCACTAGGCCCTGCGCTTCTCCTGGCCCCAGCGCCCACCCCAGCTGAGCGCCGAGAGCCCCCAAGCCTCTTAGGCTACCTGAGTGTGCGAGCTGGGGAAGTACGACCCAATGGTGAGGGTGCTGACCCTGGAGCTGGCCGAAGCTATGGGGGATTCCGCCCGCTGCCTTCAGCTCTTCCCAATCGTGCTCGGCGGCACCGTACAGACGAAccggaggaggaagaagaggtggtaGAGGCAGAAGAGGAGAGCTGGGCCCGGGGCAGGTCGCTGGGCACTCTGACTTCCCTGCACCCCCACTCAGGTGAAGGGTCAGGACAGTCTGCACCTGCCGTGGGGGCCCAGGCAAGATCTACGGCCACCCAAG AAGAAAATGGGCTGCTGGTTGGAGGGACCCGATCCGAAGCGGGCCGTGGGGCCACTGGCAAGGACTGCCCCTTCTGTGGAAAGTCTTTCCGCTCGGCACATCACCTGAAAGTGCATCTTCGCGTGCACACAG GTGAGCGTCCCTACAAGTGTCCACATTGCGACTATGCAGGTACCCAGTCGGGCTCGCTCAAGTATCACCTTCAGCGTCACCACCGAGAGCAGAGGAGCAGTGCAGGTCCTGGACCTCCTCCAGAACCCCCGCCCCCTTCCCCGAGGGGCTCAGCCTCACTGCAGCCGCAGTCGGGAGCCAAACCAACTCAGGCCTCTGCCACCTGGGTGGAGGGCGCTGCGAGTACCAGGCCTCTTTCGAGCAGCACCGGACCAGGGTCCCGAAGAAAGCCTGCCAGCCCTGGGAGGACCCTGCGTAACGGGAGAGGTGGTGAGGCCGAGCCCCTGGACCTGTCCCTGCGGGCAGGCCCAGGAGGTGAGGCCGGGTCAGGGGGTGCCCTTCACCGCTGCCTCTTCTGCCCCTTTGCCACTGGAGCTCCTGAGCTCATGACCTTGCATCTGCAAGTACACCACAGCCGTCGAGCCCGGGGCCGCCGGCAGCCCCGAGCTGACACATCTCCGCCCTATGTCCGAGCACCATCAGGAGAGACACCTCCCAGCCCTCCACTAGAAGAGGAGGGCAGCCCAGGGCTGTCTAGATCTGGAGAGGCAGGTCTTGGGGGGCAAGAACGGTAG